Genomic DNA from Leucobacter triazinivorans:
GGACCGCGGAGGGCGGCCCGAGCGGCACGCGCAGCTACTTCGCGCAGTTCGGGCACTCGGCGCCGCTGCCCGACGGCTGGGTGCGCGACGTGCCGAGGGACCCGGAAGAGATCGGGGGACCCCGGGTGTTCTCGCAGTACCCGACCGGGTGGGCCCGGGTCTCGAACACCCCGTTCCGCTCGTTCAAGTCGTCGACCTACGAGGGCGGTGTGCACGCGCCGCTCATCGTGTCGTGGCCGGAGGCGCCCGTCGCCGCGCGCGGCCTGCGCGATCAGTTCGTGTTCGTGTCCGACCTCTCGCCCACGATTCTCGATCTCGTCGGCGTCCCGCCGCTCGCCGAACTGCGCGGGCGGCCGGCGCAGGAGATCGACGGTCGCAGCGTCGCCGGGGTGCTCAGAGACCCCGCCGCCGAGGGGCGCGCGGCGCAGTACTTCGAGTGCGTGGGGCGCCGTGCGATGGTCGACGGCGAGTGGAAGGCGGTCTCGCCAGAGCCGCCGCGGCGCGAGGAGGGCGCGGCCGGCGGCCGCTGGGAGCTGTACCACCTCGCCGACGACCCCACGGAGACGCGGGATCTTGCCGCGGACAGACCCGAGCGCGTGGCCGATCTCGCCGAGCGCTGGCGCTCCGAGGCGTGGCGCAACACGGTCTTTCCGCTCGACGACGACGGCACGCTCCACAGCACGCGCCCGGCCACCGAGGCCGCGCTCGCCGCTCCCGTGGCGCTCGTGCCGTTCCGCGCGCCGCTCGAGCGGTTCCGCTCGGCGCAGCTCACGGTGCTGAAGTCGTTCGCGGTGGAGGCGACCGTCGTGGTCGGCCCCGACACCGCGGGGGTCGTCGTCGCGCACGGCGACCAGGGCGGGGGATACCTGCTCGGCATCGAGGACGGCGCGCCGTTTCTCTCGTACAACGCCTACGGCGAGATGCACCGCGCGATCGGGCCGGTGCTCGCACCGGGAACCAGGGAGCTCGTGCTGCACGTCGACGAGTCGGAGGGCCTGCGCTGGCGGCTGCGGCTCGAGGTCGACGGCGAGCGCTCGGCCGAGATCGCCGGGGTGCCGATGCTGCTCGGCATGGCGCCGTTCACCGGCATCAGCGTCGGCTACGACTACGGGGGGCCCGTGGACTGGGAGCTGCACGAGCGGCACGGCGACGGCTTCCGCTTCTCGGGCGGTGCGATCGAGCGCCTGCGCTACGTGCCCGGTGCGCGCTCACGGCACGATCCGACCGTGCTGCGCCGCATCGGCGAGGCGGTCGCCGAGCTGGCCGACTGATGCCGGCAGCGCTGCCCGACGGCGCCGTCGACGAGACCCTGCGCGCCAGGGACGCGGCCGAGACGCTCGGGGGCGCAGCATTCGTGACGGTCGTCGGCACCGCCGAGATCGAGCGCGAGCTCGTGCGGGCCGCGCGGATCGGCCGGCCGGCCGCCGATCCGCTCGTCGGCCGCGCGGTCGCCGTGAAGGACAACATCCACGTCGGCGGTCTGCCGAGCACCGCGGCGACGCCGGCTCTGCGGCACTACGTGCCCCGCGTCGACGCCTCCGCGGTCGCCCGGCTGCGCGCGCGGGGCATGGTGGTGGTCGGCAAAGCGAACCTGCACGAGCTCGCGCTCGGGGTGACGTCGACCCGCACCGCGATCGGGCCGGTGGCGAACCCGGCGCTGCCGGGGCGGGTGGCGGGCGGGTCGAGCGGAGGGAACGCCGCGATCATCGCGGCCGGGGTCTGCCGCTACGGCATCGGCAGCGACACCGGCGGGTCGACCCGGATCCCGGCGGCCTGCACCGACACCTGGGGGTTCCGCCCGAGCACCGGGCGCTACCCCGAGGACGGCGCGGTGAGCATCGCGTTCTCCCGGGATACCGTGGGGCCGATGGCGGCCGACCTCGCGTCGCTCCGCCGCCTCGACGCGGTGCTGGCGGGGGAGCTCGTGGGGGCGTGCGCCGGACGGAGCGCCGAGGGAGCGGTGCCGTCCACGCTGCGCATCGGCGTCGACGCCGACGATCTCGCGCGCTGCGACGCGGCGGTGGCCGCGGGGGCCTCGGCCGCCCTGACGCTGCTCGCCGCGGCGCCGGAGGTGCGGCTGGTGCCGATCGACCTGGCCGCCCTCGATCGCGCCGTCGCGGCGTTCGAACCGGCGCTCGGCGCGCACGAGCTGGCGCCGTCGCTCAGGAGCGTCCTCGCGGGCGACGCGCGGCTGCCGTCGCTGGACGCCGTGATCGAGCAGATGGTGGATCCGCACGCGGTGCACCTGCTCGAGTCGAGCCTCGCCGCGACGGCCGGCGGTGTCTGGAGCGCGCGCCTGCACACCCTGCTGAACGATTGCGCGCGTGCGCGAGCGGCGTACCTCGCCCTGCTCGGGCGGCACCGGATCGACGCGGTGTTGCGGCCTGCGGTGCCGGTCCTCCCACCGGCGTCGGAGGAGACGGCGACCTCCTCGCTCGCGGGCTGCGGCGACCTCTTCGCGCGCATGACCTCCTTCACCCGTCTCGCGACGGTGGTGGGCTCGCCCAGCCTCGCGCTGCCGCTCGGCCGGCTGCTCGGACGCGCGGGAACCGGGCTGCTGCTCGACGGAGCGCCGGGTCGCGACGCCGAACTGCTCGCCGCGGCGGCGCGCGTCGAGCGGGTCCTCGCCTCCGGCTCGCTCGCCCGGCGGCGGCCGCTCGCCGGGTGAGCTGAGCGCTGCGGAGTCGACACCCAGGAGTGCCTCAGCCGAGCGGAAACGACTCGGCCGCGTGCGGGATCACGATGGCCCCGCCGCTCGCGTAGTTCGGCACATCGGCCTCGACGGCCCGCCCCTCGGGCGAGGCCAGGGCCGCGCCCATCGCGGCCTCGTCGGCGAAGGTCGCCCGGAAGATCGCGTAGTACGGACCCTCGCCGGGCTCGCAGACGTCGAGCGCGTACGTGATGTCCTGCACCCCCGGCAGCTGCGCGCACAGCGGCAGGTGGGTGCTCCGGTAGTACTCCGCGAATGCGGCGCGGTCGGTCGGCTCGGGGTAGAGCACGGTGAGCACCTGCATGGGTTCTCCTTCGATCGGGTCGGTGTCGGCGTGAGGTGGACGGGCGGGGTCCCGCCCTCGGTATGACGGGCGGGGTCCCGCCCGGATGGACGGGAACGGCGGGGAGCGTCAGTCGCGCGCGAAGACTCGGCGGCCCGCGAACCAGGTCTCCGAGACCGTCGTCTGCACCAGTTCGTTCGCGGGATGCGCGAATGGGTCGCGATCCAGCAGCACGAAATCGGCTGACTTGCCCGGCTCGAGCGAACCCGTCTCGTGCTCGAGCCCCATGGCCGTGGCGCCGCCGATCGTGAACGCGGCGA
This window encodes:
- a CDS encoding arylsulfatase, with translation MGARPGAAERRRASGPDPAGSRGYESFGGGVAEFASESSPWWRPRPTAPAGSPNVIVMLVDDLGFSDLGPFGSEIPTPNIDALADDGWVFTNYRTAPMCSPARAALLTGLNPHRAGFGFVAHTDPGYPGFTCELPDDAPTLAESLRAGGYATFAVGKWHLTLESRLHDAADRSSWPLQRGFDRYFGSMDGFTSLHHPHRLVRDNSVVDVQQFPDGYFLTDQLTDEALAMIDELRVNDAEKPFFLYYAHTSVHGPIQAKPVDIERHRGRYEAGWNALRESRFARQRELGIVPPHAELPGDALADGDRIPHWEHLGDDERALFARHMEVYAAAVDEVDQSVGRLVAHLEDLGERENTVIVIASDNGGTAEGGPSGTRSYFAQFGHSAPLPDGWVRDVPRDPEEIGGPRVFSQYPTGWARVSNTPFRSFKSSTYEGGVHAPLIVSWPEAPVAARGLRDQFVFVSDLSPTILDLVGVPPLAELRGRPAQEIDGRSVAGVLRDPAAEGRAAQYFECVGRRAMVDGEWKAVSPEPPRREEGAAGGRWELYHLADDPTETRDLAADRPERVADLAERWRSEAWRNTVFPLDDDGTLHSTRPATEAALAAPVALVPFRAPLERFRSAQLTVLKSFAVEATVVVGPDTAGVVVAHGDQGGGYLLGIEDGAPFLSYNAYGEMHRAIGPVLAPGTRELVLHVDESEGLRWRLRLEVDGERSAEIAGVPMLLGMAPFTGISVGYDYGGPVDWELHERHGDGFRFSGGAIERLRYVPGARSRHDPTVLRRIGEAVAELAD
- a CDS encoding amidase family protein; this encodes MPAALPDGAVDETLRARDAAETLGGAAFVTVVGTAEIERELVRAARIGRPAADPLVGRAVAVKDNIHVGGLPSTAATPALRHYVPRVDASAVARLRARGMVVVGKANLHELALGVTSTRTAIGPVANPALPGRVAGGSSGGNAAIIAAGVCRYGIGSDTGGSTRIPAACTDTWGFRPSTGRYPEDGAVSIAFSRDTVGPMAADLASLRRLDAVLAGELVGACAGRSAEGAVPSTLRIGVDADDLARCDAAVAAGASAALTLLAAAPEVRLVPIDLAALDRAVAAFEPALGAHELAPSLRSVLAGDARLPSLDAVIEQMVDPHAVHLLESSLAATAGGVWSARLHTLLNDCARARAAYLALLGRHRIDAVLRPAVPVLPPASEETATSSLAGCGDLFARMTSFTRLATVVGSPSLALPLGRLLGRAGTGLLLDGAPGRDAELLAAAARVERVLASGSLARRRPLAG
- a CDS encoding EthD family reductase — protein: MQVLTVLYPEPTDRAAFAEYYRSTHLPLCAQLPGVQDITYALDVCEPGEGPYYAIFRATFADEAAMGAALASPEGRAVEADVPNYASGGAIVIPHAAESFPLG